The following nucleotide sequence is from Bos indicus x Bos taurus breed Angus x Brahman F1 hybrid chromosome 26, Bos_hybrid_MaternalHap_v2.0, whole genome shotgun sequence.
aaaagaagatataaaaagaaacaaactgggTTCCCTGAGTTTACAGACTTTATATACACAGACATGATTAAAATACATCAAACATACATCCTGCACAAAGGAAAGTGGTAAGAGCCATAAAAGAGGTAAAAATGTAGTTTTGCATGCTATCATatgaaagatttttttgtattAGGACTTGATCTGAGGCATGGAATTGGTGCTGTGGAATATTAAGCAAACATGGGTTTTCAAGTCAGACAGAATTgagttaaaattttctttccactATTTTCTGTGAGATTTTGCATAAGGAATTTATCCTCATCATCCTACTTCTTAAAATTGCTATAATGTCAGGTTTGTAATATTTTTGTGGGAATTGTGATGCCATTATAAAGAACTAAGCAAAGTGCTTGTTTTCCCTATCTTACGTTTTGTGAACTTCTCTCGGACTCAATTCCTATTTTTTGAGATAAGTTTTCCACAATTTTTACACAGGGTCTTAatatgttgcagaaaccagtaatcgagaaaccaagctccacccttGGAGaattggagaactcaggtttattacgcTGGCAGGCCCAGAgtagttaacactccaagctttGAGCCCCAAAGAAAGGGGtttcagagtttttatagacatactatagtgggcaacactagctgttaataggctggtttaaactaagcgGTTTCGAGCGTGTGGGACCcgcagtcaagatggggagggagatgcctGACCTCTACacagacaggcatgattaagcaggtttgcaggggcctGGCAATTGCAAACAGTAGGACTAGGATGAGTGAGATAAgttccagttcctagtattgtaagtccccactttctgagactacgtgacctacatgatccagactttgcaaaaagcaagctgagttacagaggcagatgagcaggaggttatgtacaaatttaacttttcctcttcaaattACTACATAAAATGAGAAtgctcatgtgtgtgtatgtgctaagtcgcttcagtcatgtccgattctttgagaccttatgagcctgccaggctcatctgtccacgggattctccaggcaggaacactggagtggattgccttgctctcttccaggggatcttacggactcagagatcaaacctgcatctcttacatttcctgtactagcaggtggattctaccactagtgcctcctgggaagccgcAATGAGAATAAGCAGGATCAATCGACAAAATGTGTATGACCTGATTTAAGAGGAAAagctaaccaatctgatcacatggaccacagccttgtctaactcgatgaaactgtgagccatgccgggtagggccacccaagatagacaggtcatgatggagagttctgacaaaacatggtccactggagaagggaatggcaaaccacttcagtattcttgccttgagaatcccatgaacagtatgaaaagacaaaaagataggacactgaaagattaactccccaggtcagtaggtgcccaatatgctgctggagattagtggagaaataactccagaaagattgaagagacagagacaatgCAAAAACAACActgagttgtggatgtgactcttgatggaagtaaagtccaatgccaaaaagagcaaaattgcatagaaacatggaatgttaggtccatgaatcaaggcaaattggaagtggtcaaataggagatggcaagagtgaacattgacattttaggaatcagtgaaccacaatggactggaatggggaaatttaactcagatgaccattacatctactactgcggagaagaatcccttagaagaaatggagtagccatcagagtcaacaatagagtctgaaatgcagtacttggatgcagtttcAAATATGACAgcatgatttctgttcgtttccaaggcaaaccattcaatatcacagtaatccaagtctatgcccccaccagtaatgctgaagaagctaaagttgaacggttctgtgaagacctacaagactttttagaactaacgtccccaaaagatgtccttttcattataggggactggaatgcaaaagtaggaagtcaagaaacacatggagaaacaggcaaatttggccttggagtacagaatgaagcagggcaaaggctaatagaattttgccaagagaacacactggtcatgcaaacaccctcttccaacaacacaagagaagactctacacatgacatcaacagatgatcaataccaaaaaaatattgattatattctttgcagtcaaagatggagaagctctatacagtcagcaaaaacaagaccgagagctgatggtggctcagatcatgaatgccttactgccaaattcagactgaaattgaagaaagtaaggaaaaccattaGGTATAACCTaaacaaatcccttacaattatacagtggaagtgagaaatagactcaagggattagatctgagagacagagtgcctgaagaactatggacggaggttcatgacattgtacaggaggcagggatcaagaccatctccaagaaaaagaaatgcaaaaaggcaaaatggttgtctgaggaggccttacaaatagctgagaaaagaagagaaatgaaaagcaaaggagaaaaggaaacatatacccatttgaaagcagagttccaaagaatagcagggagagataacaaagcctttctcagtgttcaaggcaaagaaatagaggaaaacaatagaatgggaaatactagagatctctttaagaaaattagagataacaagggaacatttcatgcaaagatgggcacaatgaaagacagaaatggtatggacctaacagaagcagaagatattaagaagaggtggcaagaatacacagaagaactatacaaaaaatatcttcatgatccagaaaatcaagatggtgtgatcactcacttagagccagacatcctgaaatttgaaggcaagtgggccttagcaagcatctctatgaaaaaagctagtggaggtgatggaattccagtggagctatttcaaaccctaaaagatgatgctgtgaaagtgctgcattcaatatgccagaaaattagGAGAACtcagcacaggactggaaaaattcagttttcattccaataccaaagaaaggcaatgccaaagaatgctcaaagtgaaagtgaaagtgaagtcgctcagtcgtgcccgactctttgcgaccccacggatagtagcctgcaccaagctcctctatccatgggattttcaaggcaagagtactggagtgggttgccatttccttctccatggaatcttcccaacccagggattgaacccaggtctctcacattgtagacagacactttaccacctgagccaccagggaagtccaagaatgctcaagctaccacacaattgcagtcatctcacaagctagcaaagtaatgctcaaaattctccaagtcaggcttcaatagtacatgaactgtgaacttccagatcttcaaggtggatttagaaaaggcagaggaaccagagatcaaactgccaacatctttCAATAGTaggaaaagcaacagagttccagaaaaacatctacttctgtttattgactatgccaaatcctttgactgtgtggatcataagaaactgtggaaaattcataaagagatgggaataccagaccacctgatctgcctcctgagtgtatgcaggtcaggaagcaagagttagaactagacatggaacaacagagtggttccaaatagggaaaggagtacatcaaggctgtatattgtcaccctgtttatttaaattatatgcagagtacaacatgcgaaatgctgggctggatgaagcacaagctggaatcaaatttgctgggagaagtatcaataacctcagatatgcagatgacaccacccttatggcagaaagttaaaaaaaaaaaacaattaaagaacctcttgatgaaagttaaagaggagactgaaaaagttggcttcaagctcaacattcagaaaactaagatcatggcatctggtctcatcacttcatggaaacagatggggaaagagtggaaacagaaacattttattctggggggctccaaaatcactgtagttggtgactgcagccatgttattaaaagacgcttgctccttggaagaaaaaatcatcaccaacttagacagcatattaaaaagcagagacattacttggccaacaaaggggTCCATTtattcaaagctatgattttccagtagtcatgtatggatgtgagagttggagtataaagaaagctgcgcaccgaagaactgatgcttttgaactgtggtgttggagaagactcctgagagtcccttggactgcaaggagatccaaccagtccattctaaaggagatcagtcctaggtgttctttggaaggactgatgctaaagctgaaactccagtactttggccacctcatgcgaagagctgactcattggaaaagactctgatgctgggagagatgcgttctcttggcaaaactctattagccttttccctgcttcattctgtactccaaggccagatttgcctattaccccaggtgtttcttgacttcctacttttgcattccagtccctataatgaaaaggacatcttttttgggtgttagttctaaaaggtcttgtaggttttcatagaactgtccagcttcttcagcgttgctGGTTGGGGCAGAGGCTTGGATTACCTATGGTTAATGGGtcataaaggagaaaaagaaagatatacacagctgaatgcagagttccaaagaatagcaagaagagataagaaagccttctccagcaatcaatacaaaggaatagaggaaaacaacagaatgggaaagactagggatctcttcaagaaaaccagagataccaaaggaatatttcatgcaaagatgagctcgataaaggacagaaatggtatggacctaacagaagcagaagatattaagaagggatggcaagaatacacagaagaactgtacaaaaaagatcttcacaacccagataatcacgatggtgtgatcactgacctagagccaaacatcctggaatgtgaagtcaagtgggccttggagagcatcactacaaacaaagcttgtggaggtgatggaattctagtggagctattccaaatcctgaaagatgatgctgtgaaagtgctgctctcagtatgccagcaaatttggaaaactcagcagtggccacaggactggaaaaggtcagttttcattccaatcccaaagaaaggcaatgccaaagaatgctcaaactaccgcacaattgcactcatctcacacgctagtaaagtaatgctcaaaattctccaagccaggcttcagcaatatgtgaactgtgaacttcccaatgttcaagctggttttagaaaaggcaaagaaaccagagatcaaattgccaacatctgctggatcatggaaaaagcaagacagttccagaaaaacatctctttctgctttattgactatgccaaagcctttgactgtgtggatcaaaataaactgtggaaaattctgaaagagatgggactaccagaccacctgatctgcctcttgagaaatttgtatgcagatcaggaagcaacagttagaactggacatggaacaacagactggttccaaataggaaaaggagttcgtcaaggctgtatattgtcaccctgtttatttaacttctatgcagagtacatcatgagaaacgctggactggaagaaacacaagctggaatcaagattgcttggagaaatatcaataacctcagatatgcagatgacaccacccttatggcagaaagtgaggaggaactcaaaagcctcttgatgaaagtgaaagtggagagtgaaaaagttggcttaaagctcaacattcagaaaatgaagatcatggcatctggtcccatcacttcatgggaaatagatggggaaacagtgcaaacagtgtcagactttatttttctgggctccaaaatcactacagatggtgactccagccatgaaattaaaagaggcttacttcttggaaggaaagttatgaccaacctagatagcatattcaaaagcagagacatcactttgccaacaaaggtccgtctagtcaaggctatggtttttcctgtggtcatgtatgtatgtgagagatggactgtgaagaaggctgagtgccgaagaattgctgcttttgaactgtggtgttggagaagactccttagagtcccatggactgcaaggagatccaatcagtccattctgaaggagatcagccctaggatttctttggaaggaatgatgctaaagcttaaactccagtactttggccacctcacgcgaagagttggctcgttggaaaagactctgatgctgggagggattgggggcaggaggagaaggggacgacagaggatgagatggctggatggcatcactgactcgatggacatgagtctgagtgaactctgggagttggtgatggacaagaaggcctggcgtgctgcgattcatggggtcgcaaagagtcagacacgactgagcgactgatctgatctgatctgatcatggaTCATGCATTAATTATATTAAACTCTCTGGCAGAGAGAAGACGTTCAACAGATAGTTGtttaaaatgaatacagaaatCCTCACAATGCTCTGAGGTTGAAATATAGATCCATATTTACTGTATACCTTGGTATGTTACCAACCTGTTATACATAGTTGACTTGTTTATAGTTTATTTCAGCTATAATTTAATATCTTTGATGAGGTTTTGCATACGCTGTTATTATGAGCAACCCATCTAAAAGCTACTTAAGGTGGATTACCTAAGCAGACAGTCCTcatctatattttaatttgtttccctaagtgactgcagccatgaaattaaaagacgcttactctttggaaggaaagttatgaccaacctagatagcatattcaaaagcagagacattactttgccaagaaaggttcatctagtcaaggctatggttattccagtggtcatgtatggatgtgagagttggactgtgaagaaggttgagtgccaaagaattgatacttttgaactgtggtgttggagaagactcctgagagtcccttggactgcaaggagatccaaccagtccattctaaaggagatcagccctgggatttctttggaaggaatgatgctaaagctgaaactccagtattttggccacctcatgcgaagagttgattcattggaaaagaccctgatgctgggagggattgggggcaggaggagaaggggacaagagaggatgagatggctggatggcatcactgactcgatggacatgagtctgagtgaactccgggagttggtgatggacagggaggcctggcgtgctacgattcatggggttgcaaagagtgggacaagactgagcaactgatctgaatcTGATCTGAAGTGCTATTTTCAAAATAGGAAATTTTCAATATAGGAAATTCTAGAGTGGCATCCTccttgtatactttaaataatttttcctgttttgtttagATTATACATGGCTTTTGTGATCTGACTTCTTTGAGTGGGGCTGCAAAAATGACCAGCTGAGACACAGCAAAGTAAAAAAGTTTTGCATGTGAAAGCACAAATCCTTTCCTGTGTCTTccattattttccattctttacttttttctcgCCTCTattccttctcctcccttctaACATCTACTTAGCTACTTCTACCTTCTTTCACACTAGAAGAGAAAACTCCCATTGAACTGGCATTTTTCCCTTACTAGATGTCTATGTAGAGCCTAGTAACTCAGATATCCAGAATAATCTGAGTAATACTTTATAAAATCCTAAGCATCACCTTGCTCCATTTCCCCTCTTAGATAActctagaaatatttaatttgaaaatgcaACAGAGCTGTGTAATTAACTTTGTGCAGAAGAGTATTTGAACTAGAATATGTGGATTTCAGCTCTGACAATGCCAATCACATATCCTTTATTAAAGTGCTCAACCTTTATGAACTTCAATAtcctcatttggaaaatgatAGGGATTAAACTAGGTAATGcttagtatcttttttttctttttttttaaattttattttatttttaaactttacataattgtatcttttaatttaagattatcttgatttttaaaaatatgaattgcaTCACATCTAATAAGTTTTAGATCACAACACAGTTCAGATATATTGGTCTTCCTGTGAGTTATACACAGAATATGAATACATACTTGTAACCCCAAAATAAATTAGACCAAATTTTGGAAGGGGATGTGAGCAACAATATGATGGTGCAAAGTAAGATGAATGTATGAGGCACAACTCAGGGAGGGTCTCTATTCAAGGCATCTGGGCAGTAGAGCCTAGGGATGGTGCTAAATATCCCAGAATGCCcagaacaataaaaagaaatctgtcCCAAAATGTCAACAATATTGAGGGTAAGAAATCCTTTACCTCCCAACTTCCTGAACTCGGGTTGCCAGTTGCTTCCTAACCTACTTGTGTTTTTTTCTCCCTAGAAAGGGAAAGTGAACTGACCTCAAGTCAACTTACAGTCTACTTTGCCCTTTCATGGAGTGTAACAGTCAAAAGAGCAAGTGATAGCCCCACTGCACAAATGAAGAGACTAAGCTTTAGCAACAGAAGATGATAGAAAACAATCTACTCAATCTCCAAGCGTGCCGAAGAGGCATCAGTAGTCAACCCCAGGACTGTCTCTTGGCAACACTCATGATTCAAGGCTCATTGTCTACCTGGAGTTTAGAAGAAACCTGAATGGGAGGATTGGAAGAGAAGTTTCACCTCTCTGAGTTCACGGTCTCTCAAGAGTTTCTAGATAcatttccaagggaaaaaataattttaaagcattttttttttcaattaaaaatgaccAATGAAAAGTTTGTTGAtgctaatatattttgaaagtcaACATTACAGAAAGAAGCATTGCATTTCAAACAGTACAGAAATCATGTAAGCGAGAAGAAACTATTTtggaaaaagtaaatgaaaaattctctAAATCCAGAACTACTTTTTGTCTTCGGCCATCAAAGAAACAATTTCATTGTAAACTTCTTGAGGTGCATCCATTGCCCAGATAAAGTCCAAGTGATTGTAATTTGGAATTTCCTTGTGGTAAATGAGATTAGAGAGTTTTGAAAGCAGAAAGTCAACATCCTGAGGGTCAGCCAACAGGTCATTGTCAGCACTCCATACTGCAATTGGGACATTCATGGCTGTTAAATTGTAGATGGGAGGTGTGGGCTAAAACACAAGaggaaaagaatcagaatttTCATAAGTAAATTCACTTTAAACTCAATACTTATTCAGTGGGTAAATCAGATATCACttaaaaattgagataatttataaataacattataTTTGTTGCAGGTGCACAGCAATGATTCCACATGTCTACACTGTGAAATGATGACAACAAaaaatctagttaacatctaACACCGTGTGtggttttataaaaaaatatatatatatataattatatatactatatacatatatatatatagagagagagagagagagagtgggagagagagaaagagagagaacttttaagatttactgtcTTGGCAAGTTTCAAACGTACAGTGCAATATTAGTAACTGTAGTCTCCACACTGTAATTGCATCTCCAGGTCTTACTCATTTTATGACTGGAAGTTcataccttttgaccaccttcatccatttTGCCCATGTCTctagcaaccaccaatctgttttttgtatctattaattccagatttttcatgttttagattccacgtttaagtgagatcatataatatttatctgtGTATGaataacttatttcatttagcataatattgtCAAGGTCCATCGTTGTTACAAGTGGCATGACTCAGTTTCATAATTAAATCTTAAGAATTTAAAGGCTCTAAAGGTATAAGCTTCTCAAAATGGGCTGAGTCATTTATGTTTACTTTGTCTGACTTCCTAGTATAGTCATTGGAAAGGTAGTCAGTTTGTTAAATGAGTTGTATTTTAAATACTTGCCTGATTTTTACTAAATATAGgttcaaattcttagaaaatctaTCAGTAGCCCCATTTCCTGTTTTGACAAAAATCACCATTCGCACAGATTTTAAAGGCAGACCAATGGGACAAGAAAATCACTACTAATTTTCCCACTGTTCACAGAgaattttgttagtttttaaagATGATATTCTCAAGAATTCTgatttaatacattaaaatttcttTACCCTTATGTCATAGCCAATTcacaaagaaatgttttattatatgtatttttcataatattttaatactttattatgCTCCTTTATATGTTGGACAGAAGGGAAAAGTGTGGAGAATGCCCATGAGAATAAATCCACTTTTCTTCACTCATATGCCAATGTTAGAAGTGTTTTCCAGGACCAGCTTCTGGATCTTAAATCATCATCACTTCCCCAGTTAGCTGACACCATCCTGAGTTGTGTTTGGCTTGGTTGCAGGGAGCATGGAGTTGGGAGTGGGTGTTTCACCCGCTTCCCTGCCCAGGATGGAGTCTCTGGTTACTAGTGTTAAGAGCTGAGGACAAAGGCAGCATCTGAGGTGCTGCTGGTTTCCAATTCTTCCCCAGAGCCTTCACGCTCTAGTGTCTGTGCTCATTCAGCTGCCCTCAAAGTACCACATGACTGCAGTAAGAAACTTCCAGAACTTATCACCCCTGGTGGCATTAGACAGACTTCTGAGGTCTGGACAACAACTTGACTTTGGAAAATACATGTAAAGTTATTGCAATTTCATCTTTAACCTTTTATATCTTTGTCTTTCAAAATGTGAATAACTACTACTTAAGATGCTTACCTGATGATAATGCATTAGGTTCTGATATGGGGCTCCCCAGTCAAAAGCTTGGAATTTCCCAGACTTAACAGCCTAAtgcagagaaattaaaaacactaagaaattttaaaaagttacttggCTGTGTGGATAATAACATACCAACATTTCCAAGtagtttacttttaatttaaatattatttatttttttctcattccaaGAATGAAGACTATTAATCCTAGAGAACAATTTATTCAAGTTTAAATGCAGCTctcctttaaataatttttcttgccACTCAAGTCGTGAAAACCATTTATTTCTTGCTACCCAAAACTCCCATAGGTGCTTTTATAGGATTTTCATTCACATGGATTGATAATTTCACCTGGTAGTCCCAGGCCAGAAAAATTCCCTGCTAGGAACCTTTGACAGACTATTTTAAGACTTTGCTTTAGGTAAATTGGTGATGGTTGAGGCCCACAATAGTTTTAACAGCTTGAAATGATACCTGTCTCCAGTGGAGGGTGTTTTGAACAGAAGTTCCTGCTGGATTATGTGCTATATACACATCTAAGCGACTCTAGAAAGCAAgcacataagcacacacacacacttagataTACGTTCAGTTTCTTGAAAACACCTAAGACTTAAATTTTTCTGATCCATATCAAGTTTTACCAGCAGCATTACTGGCAGGATATGAACAAAAGAGTTGTACATCACTTTATGACTTGCAAACTCTGATTATATGGGCTAATTTCAAGGATGTATAGCTAAACTAAACAATTTTGAGTGATAACAGTTGTCaatgtataatataaaacatgaaaaatacgaTATACTTTGAGCTAGATTGTTTTGTTCTATGATCTACATAtgttggggcttcctgggtggcgctaatggtaaagaatctgcctgtcagtgcaggagacacaagacacagattcaatatctgggtcaggaagatcccctggggtacaaagtggcaacccactccagtattcttgcctgggagattctatggacagaggaacctggttggctacagtccatgggactgcaaagaatcagacatgtctgagcacaGTACATACTTTACATATGTTAgctcacttaatcttcacaatgaCTCATTTCATGGATAAGGAATCAAAATGAAGGAGTTCAAGTGTGTTGCAAAGGTAGGATCTGAATTATGCTTTTAACCTGAATCcgtatttttaacttctttgcaaTACTGCATTATGTTGTATGTGTTTTTAAGCATCCACTTGGTGCAAAGCAAATGAAATAGAAGGTAAAGGGTATGGACAAGATCTTACATAAAGAGTTGCTCTGAAAGAAGTTTTGGAAAGTTTATAGGGTTGACTATcggcattaaaatattttaaataatattcatcCAATATCTAGACGTATTTTTCCTACAGAGGAACTTGACAACATGGTTCCATACCTCACCTCACAGAATTTAAATGTCACAACGATTTTCAGGTGATCAGAAGTGAGTAGcgagttttctgtttttattttttttacaagctGTTTACTTCAGAGCACAATGAGGTTATGGAAGGGACCTGGAGGCAACAAAACTAGGAGCCATGACTTGTGACTTCTCTTGGGCTTATCTGCATATTGGACAGAATTTTGAAGTGACTCCTGGTTCTAATAAAGTACCATTCCTAAGTGATGATAAGACAAGGAATTAAGAGTGTTGCTCAAAATAATCAGAATAGAAATTTCAGGGCATACAAACCATGTTGAAGTTTTTATTGTCAACTCCAGTAATGGCAAACAAGGCATTCTTACAAAGGACATCCAGTGTCTCACGGGAGCACATTTCAACACCAAGAAATTGTTCCAAAAAAGTGTGTGGGTAGAACATTTTGTCACcaaatataatctgcaaaataaAAGCATCATTACAGATTTGCAAATAACAAGCTGCAGAAAAGACTTCTTAATTTGTATAGTTTACTGACAGAAATATACATTATAATGTCTGTTTCAGTATTTCTATATGTTGTCTTAGGAAGTTTAAATACTTTCTCTCATTGAATCCCAATGATAAAGATGTGGAATGGGCAGGGCAGATATGAATACTAGGTATTTTTTGTTGCATTGAGAACTGTACTGGCTGATGAAAATTGTAATGTGTAAAGAGGTACAGTCTAGTTAGGGTAATAGGAGCTATGGGATTAAATCATAAAACAACACTGTAGAATATCAAAAGTAAGTTCCAAGATGCAgcaataaatgacaaaaaatcAGCAGGGAAAAGGATGACTTCAAGCCGTATTTTCATGAAAACGTTAAAAAGACAAAGAGGTTTGGTAGCTTAATAATTGAAAGGACTCACCCTCATTATTCTTGAGGAAGGTTGACACTTGGTTacccccattttattttattcatttttcattgaagtatagttgacttacaatataatattagtttcagttatacaacttagtgactccatattttcaaaattacacACAAAGTTTCAAAATTATACACATGCAAAGCTATTATAAAGTATTGACCATTTTCTCTTTGCTGGACATTTTATCcatgtgacttatttatttattactggtAGTTTgtactctgtcatccccattttatacagGAGAACAGAAAGCAATAAATAGTCAGGATCTGGTCTAGTGAGAACTGGATTACAGCTAGAATCCTGATCCAAGCCTCAAGGTTCAGACTTAAGGTCTAATACTATCTTTTTTTAAACCCCTCTCTAC
It contains:
- the LOC113884631 gene encoding gastric triacylglycerol lipase isoform X2 codes for the protein MSGNAFCFLGKIAKNPEASMNVSQMITYWGYPSEMHKVITADGYILQVYRIPHGKNNANHLDAGYDVWLGNSRGNTWAQEHLYYSPDSPEFWAFSFDEMAEYDLPSTIDFILRRTGQKKLHYVGHSQGTTIGFIAFSTNPTLAEKIKVFYALAPVATVKYTKSLFNKLALIPHFLFKIIFGDKMFYPHTFLEQFLGVEMCSRETLDVLCKNALFAITGVDNKNFNMSRLDVYIAHNPAGTSVQNTLHWRQAVKSGKFQAFDWGAPYQNLMHYHQPTPPIYNLTAMNVPIAVWSADNDLLADPQDVDFLLSKLSNLIYHKEIPNYNHLDFIWAMDAPQEVYNEIVSLMAEDKK